From a single Sediminibacterium sp. KACHI17 genomic region:
- a CDS encoding SusC/RagA family TonB-linked outer membrane protein, whose protein sequence is MRNFVSIMKVALMLLLLFSLPAIAQSQTVSGTITDAASKLPLAGVTVKVVGGSATAQTNERGVFTIRANNGQSLQISYVGYEGKRVPVTGAQLNITLSAEVSELEEVVVAMDIKRKPRELGYSVQKVTGKEIAEAQRENFVNSLQGRVAGLSITPTGGQAGSSSSIVLRGFNSMALSNQPLFVVDGVIVDNGSVNESGGGATIGLASDQPNRGQDYTNRISDINPNDIESVTILKGPEATALYGSQASSGAIVITTKKAKAIGKISVNYDNSFRIQKLTRTPDVSNKYSQGNNGISDNLVYSYFGPAYGTDVQLYDNVKDFFETGFAQTHNISADYGTKNASWRFSGSAFDQKGVVPSNKFSRYNLRISNSTKINKWIDVAPSISYIRTTNFKPQRGAGSYLLNLLTWPSNNDASQYLTEDSRKLRLGNDEFDNPYFNANYNRGYDVNDRFLMTLGVNLNPFPWLSVAGRFGYDTYSNDGYSVMDSASSARLPTTFGGGIVRTSRGFQDNFYRKYKGYNHTITATARKSLGNFNGRLMVGTMWQDYRTEMYAVSGSQLKGNYLNGMDSNNTNPATRIRLNNAIRNGGPNYVLSRQVAFFGEFALNYKNLAFLTYSHRFEESSIFPKQFRSYNYPAGSISFIMSDILPFIKRGNVLNYFKLRGSLAQTARSSAPYANQSVFNFVQSSGGGYAYGFSNNNFFLEPEIQKTYEVGAEFKFLNNKINLDVTYYNTLNEKQIAENFRASYGTGFVLNTLNVGSTRNTGIEIALDATPVQTKNFSWSTRVNFNRMRNKVLSLPANVPEFYISDTWVFGNARGGLITGGPSTSITGFGYQRNNAGQILIEPTTGLPLIDQRFLVRGDRNPDFSIGFNNNFRYKNFTLSFLWDVKVGGDIFNANEMFLTGRGKSLRTEDRKTPRVVEGVLNDGLQNTANPTKNTIAITPYNLQTYYTARMPEEEFIEKDVNWVRLRDITISYMFPAKAIRKMQFLKGLSLFATGNDLILITNYTGADPATSANTSATRGVGGFGFDYGNIATPISVNFGLRAAF, encoded by the coding sequence ATGAGAAATTTCGTCTCAATCATGAAAGTAGCATTGATGCTGCTTTTGCTTTTTTCACTACCGGCCATTGCCCAGAGTCAGACAGTATCCGGAACGATTACGGATGCTGCATCTAAATTGCCTTTAGCCGGTGTTACCGTAAAAGTTGTAGGCGGTTCTGCTACTGCGCAAACCAATGAGCGAGGTGTTTTCACCATTCGAGCCAACAATGGACAATCGCTTCAGATTTCTTATGTAGGTTATGAGGGTAAGCGTGTTCCCGTAACAGGAGCGCAGCTGAACATTACCTTATCTGCTGAGGTTTCTGAATTGGAAGAAGTGGTAGTAGCCATGGACATCAAACGTAAACCTCGCGAATTGGGTTATTCCGTTCAAAAAGTTACAGGTAAAGAAATTGCGGAAGCGCAACGCGAGAACTTCGTCAACAGCTTACAAGGAAGGGTAGCTGGTTTGTCAATTACACCTACTGGTGGACAAGCAGGTTCTTCTTCATCTATTGTTTTGAGAGGATTTAACTCAATGGCGCTGAGCAACCAACCGCTTTTTGTGGTGGATGGTGTGATCGTTGATAATGGTTCAGTAAACGAGAGTGGTGGTGGTGCTACGATTGGTCTGGCTTCTGATCAACCCAATCGTGGACAAGACTATACAAACCGTATCTCTGATATCAACCCAAATGATATTGAATCAGTAACGATCCTGAAAGGTCCGGAAGCAACGGCACTTTATGGTAGCCAGGCAAGTTCCGGTGCCATCGTGATCACGACAAAGAAAGCGAAAGCGATCGGTAAGATCAGCGTGAACTACGATAACAGTTTCCGTATCCAGAAACTAACACGTACTCCGGATGTTTCTAACAAATACAGCCAGGGTAACAACGGTATATCGGATAACCTGGTATACTCTTATTTCGGTCCGGCATATGGAACGGATGTACAGTTGTATGATAACGTAAAAGATTTCTTCGAAACTGGTTTTGCACAAACACATAATATCAGTGCAGACTATGGTACAAAAAATGCATCATGGAGATTCTCTGGATCTGCATTTGATCAGAAAGGTGTTGTACCAAGTAACAAGTTCTCAAGATATAACCTTCGTATATCTAACAGCACTAAGATCAATAAATGGATCGATGTAGCTCCATCTATCAGTTATATCAGAACTACCAACTTTAAACCACAGCGTGGTGCAGGATCTTACCTGTTGAATTTATTAACATGGCCATCTAATAATGATGCAAGTCAGTACCTGACAGAAGATTCCAGAAAATTACGTTTGGGTAATGATGAGTTCGATAACCCTTATTTCAATGCTAACTATAACAGAGGTTACGATGTGAATGATCGTTTCTTGATGACATTGGGAGTGAATCTGAATCCTTTCCCATGGTTGAGTGTTGCGGGTCGTTTCGGATATGATACTTATTCCAATGATGGTTACTCTGTGATGGACTCAGCTTCATCAGCGAGACTCCCCACTACATTTGGTGGTGGTATCGTAAGAACTTCCAGAGGTTTCCAGGATAATTTCTATCGTAAATACAAAGGATACAACCATACTATTACTGCTACCGCACGTAAAAGTTTGGGTAATTTCAATGGCCGTTTGATGGTAGGTACTATGTGGCAGGACTATCGTACAGAAATGTATGCAGTTTCCGGATCACAGTTGAAAGGGAACTACCTGAATGGTATGGATAGTAACAATACCAATCCTGCTACCCGTATCCGTTTGAACAATGCGATCCGTAATGGCGGACCAAACTATGTATTGAGTCGTCAGGTTGCATTCTTTGGTGAATTTGCTTTGAACTACAAGAACCTTGCATTCCTGACCTACTCTCATCGTTTTGAAGAGTCTTCTATTTTCCCTAAGCAATTTAGAAGTTACAATTACCCTGCAGGAAGTATCAGTTTCATCATGTCTGATATCCTTCCATTCATCAAACGCGGTAATGTGCTGAATTACTTTAAACTGAGAGGTTCATTGGCACAAACTGCAAGATCCAGCGCGCCTTATGCCAACCAGTCTGTATTTAATTTCGTACAGTCTAGCGGTGGTGGATATGCGTATGGTTTCTCAAACAACAACTTCTTCCTAGAGCCTGAAATTCAAAAGACCTATGAAGTGGGTGCTGAATTCAAGTTCTTGAATAATAAGATCAACTTAGATGTGACTTATTATAACACACTGAATGAAAAGCAGATCGCTGAAAACTTCAGAGCTAGTTATGGAACAGGTTTCGTACTGAATACGTTGAACGTAGGTTCTACGCGTAATACAGGTATTGAAATCGCCTTGGATGCGACACCAGTACAGACCAAAAACTTCAGCTGGAGCACACGCGTAAACTTCAACAGAATGCGTAATAAAGTGTTGAGTTTACCTGCAAACGTTCCGGAGTTTTATATCTCTGATACTTGGGTATTTGGTAATGCTCGTGGTGGTTTGATCACAGGTGGTCCAAGTACTTCTATCACAGGTTTTGGTTATCAGCGTAACAATGCTGGACAGATCCTGATCGAACCAACAACTGGTCTTCCATTGATCGATCAGAGATTCTTGGTACGTGGAGATAGAAATCCTGATTTCAGTATCGGTTTCAATAACAACTTCCGTTACAAGAACTTTACTTTAAGCTTCCTGTGGGATGTTAAAGTTGGTGGAGACATTTTCAATGCCAACGAAATGTTCCTGACCGGTAGAGGTAAGAGTTTAAGAACAGAAGATAGAAAAACACCAAGAGTTGTTGAGGGTGTATTGAATGATGGATTACAGAATACCGCTAATCCTACAAAGAATACTATTGCAATCACTCCATACAATCTGCAGACCTATTATACTGCGAGAATGCCGGAGGAAGAATTCATTGAGAAAGATGTTAACTGGGTACGTTTGAGAGATATCACGATCAGTTACATGTTCCCTGCAAAAGCTATACGCAAAATGCAGTTCCTGAAAGGCTTGAGCCTGTTTGCAACCGGAAACGATTTGATTCTGATCACCAATTACACCGGAGCAGATCCTGCAACGAGTGCAAATACTTCTGCAACAAGAGGGGTAGGTGGTTTTGGATTTGATTATGGAAACATTGCAACTCCAATAAGTGTAAACTTTGGCTTAAGAGCCGCTTTCTAA
- a CDS encoding DeoR/GlpR family DNA-binding transcription regulator yields the protein MLKKERQAYIIQQINIHNKVLSSDLSVQLDVSEDTVRRDLQELAEEGKLIKVHGGALSKSFHFTLETSSIYSLPEKKRIAYKAVELIKDGMFILLSGGTTIRELVKALPPDLSVTFITVSVPIALELLEHPTSEVIFLGNKLSKTAQISVGAEVIQRLAGIKADYCFLGTNSMDATEGITDLEWEIIEVKRAMIRGAQKTVSLAISEKLNTTQKLQVCKPEEIDILITELDPSDPKLNPYVQKGIMVL from the coding sequence ATGCTTAAGAAAGAACGACAAGCTTATATCATACAGCAAATCAATATCCATAATAAGGTATTGTCCTCTGATTTGAGTGTGCAACTGGATGTTTCAGAAGATACCGTAAGACGTGATCTTCAGGAATTGGCGGAAGAAGGTAAACTCATTAAGGTACATGGTGGAGCATTGTCCAAATCGTTTCACTTTACTTTAGAAACGAGCAGCATCTATTCATTACCGGAGAAAAAAAGGATTGCGTATAAAGCCGTAGAACTCATTAAAGACGGCATGTTTATACTATTATCGGGTGGTACTACCATTCGGGAATTGGTGAAAGCATTACCCCCTGATTTAAGTGTCACATTCATTACAGTGAGTGTGCCGATCGCATTGGAGTTATTGGAACATCCGACCAGTGAAGTAATTTTTTTAGGGAATAAATTATCGAAAACAGCACAGATCTCAGTAGGTGCTGAAGTGATTCAGCGACTGGCAGGGATCAAAGCAGATTATTGTTTTTTAGGCACCAATAGTATGGATGCCACAGAAGGTATCACAGATCTGGAGTGGGAGATCATTGAAGTAAAAAGAGCAATGATTCGTGGTGCGCAAAAAACAGTTTCACTGGCGATATCTGAAAAATTGAATACAACTCAGAAGTTGCAGGTCTGCAAGCCGGAAGAAATAGATATCCTGATTACAGAATTAGATCCCTCTGATCCCAAATTGAATCCCTACGTTCAGAAGGGGATTATGGTATTATAA
- the dnaG gene encoding DNA primase produces the protein MISQNTIQQIFNRVDIIDIVGEFVKLKKRGTNYIGNCPFHNEKTPSFTVSPTKEIYKCFGCGKSGRAIDFVMEHEKYSYPEALRWLAARYNIEIEETETSPEVKQLQLTSESLYAINNFAQKFFTRQLFETEEGKMIALSYLKERGFREDILHKFQIGYNPDHRDGLTQELLSNQFNRELLPKSGLSAVRNNEELVDNYRNRIIFPIHGNTGKIIGFGARVIGKSDRGPKYINTPENEIYVKSRILYGLYQARMAIDKAQECLLVEGYTDVVSLHQAGIENVVASGGTSLTTDQIRLIKKYTDNLTIIYDGDSAGVKAALRGLDMALEEGLNVRLVLIPDNEDPDSYVHKVGVTAFNDFVAKSKKDFIIFQLEVMLKEAGSDVSRKSAVVNQVAETLSKINKAEDFTRQQDYIRQCSSLLKIDEAGLTNLVNKYKRDKISKEEKKGLAQEEFNQQLKQAEQPEDVLDDTSRLLIQDEAHERNILRVLLEYGLRSWDETTNVADYIFSELEHFHFETSILEKAFEAYKDAYHKGLEPTTKSMLYHDDENIRNLIISISVTPFELSQKWDEVLEGMNIVNRDTSRQDVIMSIYFYKLRRIKKMIEENQRDIENASMDDFKKLLEIHKELKEAEKAITDQLGTVIVK, from the coding sequence ATGATCTCCCAAAACACCATACAACAGATCTTCAACCGCGTCGATATCATTGATATTGTAGGGGAATTCGTGAAACTCAAAAAAAGAGGTACGAACTATATTGGTAATTGCCCTTTTCACAATGAAAAGACCCCTTCTTTTACGGTCTCTCCTACCAAAGAAATTTATAAATGTTTTGGCTGTGGCAAAAGTGGTCGCGCGATCGATTTTGTCATGGAGCATGAAAAATACAGCTACCCTGAAGCTTTGCGATGGTTAGCCGCCCGTTATAATATTGAGATCGAAGAAACAGAAACCAGTCCTGAAGTAAAGCAACTACAACTCACTTCTGAAAGTCTCTATGCCATCAATAATTTTGCACAGAAATTTTTTACCCGTCAATTATTTGAGACCGAGGAAGGGAAGATGATCGCACTCAGCTACTTGAAAGAGCGTGGTTTCAGAGAAGACATCCTGCATAAATTTCAAATAGGCTATAATCCTGATCACCGCGACGGACTGACGCAAGAATTATTGTCGAATCAATTCAATCGTGAGTTGTTACCGAAAAGTGGACTTAGTGCAGTTAGGAATAATGAAGAGCTGGTAGACAACTATCGCAATCGTATCATCTTTCCAATACATGGCAATACCGGTAAGATCATTGGCTTTGGTGCCCGTGTTATTGGCAAGAGTGATCGTGGCCCCAAATACATCAATACGCCAGAGAATGAGATCTATGTAAAAAGCAGGATTCTCTATGGCCTTTATCAGGCAAGAATGGCCATTGATAAAGCCCAGGAATGTTTACTGGTAGAAGGTTATACAGATGTTGTTAGTCTGCACCAGGCCGGTATTGAAAACGTAGTAGCCAGTGGCGGTACTTCTTTAACCACAGATCAGATCAGACTGATCAAAAAATACACCGACAACCTGACCATTATTTATGATGGCGACAGTGCGGGTGTTAAAGCTGCTTTACGAGGCCTGGATATGGCGTTGGAAGAAGGACTGAACGTCCGCCTTGTGTTGATTCCTGATAATGAAGATCCGGATAGTTATGTTCATAAAGTAGGCGTAACTGCTTTCAATGATTTTGTTGCGAAATCAAAAAAAGACTTCATCATCTTTCAACTTGAAGTGATGTTGAAAGAAGCCGGATCAGATGTAAGTAGGAAAAGTGCAGTGGTGAATCAAGTGGCAGAAACATTGAGTAAGATCAATAAGGCTGAAGATTTTACCCGGCAACAGGATTATATCCGCCAATGTTCCTCACTTTTAAAGATCGATGAAGCCGGACTTACCAATCTTGTCAATAAGTACAAGCGAGATAAAATTTCTAAAGAAGAAAAGAAAGGACTTGCACAGGAAGAATTCAATCAACAACTCAAACAGGCTGAACAACCGGAAGACGTACTGGATGATACAAGCCGTCTTCTCATTCAGGATGAAGCACATGAGCGAAATATTCTCCGCGTATTACTTGAGTATGGTCTTCGTTCTTGGGATGAAACAACTAATGTAGCTGATTATATTTTTTCGGAGTTAGAGCACTTCCATTTTGAAACATCCATTTTAGAAAAGGCATTTGAAGCATATAAAGATGCCTATCACAAAGGTCTTGAGCCTACTACTAAATCTATGCTCTACCATGATGATGAAAATATCCGAAATCTGATCATAAGTATCTCAGTAACGCCTTTTGAATTGAGTCAAAAATGGGATGAGGTATTGGAGGGAATGAATATCGTGAATCGTGATACCAGCAGGCAAGATGTGATCATGAGTATTTATTTCTACAAACTAAGAAGGATCAAAAAAATGATCGAGGAAAATCAACGAGATATTGAAAACGCCTCAATGGATGACTTCAAAAAATTATTGGAAATTCATAAAGAACTAAAGGAAGCAGAAAAAGCCATCACAGATCAATTGGGAACAGTCATTGTTAAGTAA
- a CDS encoding DinB family protein — protein sequence MRETERIADLLKAFYEGDCWIGLNFKHALKDVDFMQAAQKKEPFNNSIWQLVNHLIYWRKTVIIRLQGVLGNPPMNDFYQPKEPSQKAWEATLEHFKEVNEALIQAIVIFSDDRLDQPSPMKGQTFHDLLIGCMQHDAYHLGQVTMLKK from the coding sequence ATGCGTGAAACAGAAAGAATAGCTGATTTACTGAAAGCTTTTTATGAAGGCGACTGTTGGATCGGGTTAAATTTTAAACACGCCCTTAAAGATGTCGATTTCATGCAAGCTGCTCAAAAGAAGGAACCTTTCAATAACTCCATCTGGCAATTGGTCAATCATCTTATCTATTGGCGTAAAACGGTCATCATACGTTTGCAAGGCGTACTAGGCAATCCACCAATGAATGATTTTTATCAACCTAAGGAACCGTCTCAGAAAGCATGGGAAGCAACACTTGAACATTTTAAAGAAGTCAATGAAGCATTGATACAAGCTATTGTAATATTTTCTGATGATCGCCTTGATCAACCTTCACCTATGAAAGGACAAACTTTTCATGACCTTCTGATTGGATGCATGCAACATGATGCATATCATTTAGGACAGGTAACAATGCTAAAGAAGTAG
- a CDS encoding acyl-CoA thioesterase, which produces MSAVYTKKVEVRWSDLDPNFHLRHSVYYDWGAYVRMSFMTENGITPSLLQQYQIGPILFREECVFKREISFNDQVELTLHICKSTRDMSRWTMKHEIWKNKDTLSAILHIDGAWLDTHKRKLAVPPDSFREIFDSIPKSDDFVWIENK; this is translated from the coding sequence ATGTCTGCCGTTTATACCAAAAAAGTAGAAGTAAGATGGAGCGACTTAGATCCGAATTTTCATTTGCGTCATTCAGTTTATTATGATTGGGGCGCTTATGTACGTATGTCATTCATGACAGAAAACGGTATTACGCCTTCTCTTTTACAACAATATCAGATTGGCCCGATTTTGTTTAGAGAAGAATGTGTTTTTAAAAGAGAGATCAGTTTCAATGATCAAGTTGAACTCACATTACACATATGTAAGTCTACACGTGATATGAGTCGCTGGACCATGAAACACGAGATTTGGAAAAACAAAGACACCCTCAGTGCCATCTTACATATCGACGGTGCATGGCTGGATACGCATAAACGAAAACTTGCTGTACCGCCTGATTCTTTCAGAGAAATATTTGATAGCATTCCCAAGAGCGACGATTTTGTTTGGATAGAAAACAAGTAA
- a CDS encoding TlpA disulfide reductase family protein: MKILCSILFFLSTLVLSAQIPTSNIRLNASSIVKDSSGLVYPYAIWQKLIQSGEYSIRIIDINANPLEFLLVRLSEAEKYTRDEKMPKPNESRFFRTGNTISNVKLVTMDGKKYVLKDMKGKVVVLNFWFINCPPCRMEIPHLNNMVEAYKEREDVVFLAVALDQSYELKEFLKEMPFQYGIVDAGSYVASRYGINLFPTHVVIDKEGKVIFHTSGYGMGTVPWLKKAINEALIPKI; this comes from the coding sequence ATGAAAATCCTTTGCAGTATTTTATTCTTCTTGAGTACCCTAGTACTCTCTGCTCAGATTCCGACGTCTAATATAAGATTGAATGCAAGCTCTATTGTAAAAGATTCTTCAGGGTTAGTGTATCCATATGCAATTTGGCAAAAACTGATACAATCTGGAGAGTATAGTATCCGTATCATCGATATAAACGCAAATCCCCTCGAATTTTTGTTGGTGAGATTGAGTGAGGCAGAAAAATATACGCGTGATGAGAAAATGCCCAAACCCAACGAAAGTAGATTTTTCAGAACGGGTAATACTATTTCCAATGTGAAGTTGGTGACTATGGATGGAAAGAAATATGTGTTGAAAGATATGAAAGGGAAGGTGGTAGTACTCAATTTCTGGTTTATCAATTGCCCGCCATGCCGAATGGAAATCCCACATCTAAATAATATGGTGGAAGCTTATAAAGAAAGAGAGGATGTTGTTTTTCTGGCCGTAGCATTGGATCAATCCTATGAACTCAAAGAGTTTTTAAAGGAAATGCCATTTCAATATGGTATTGTGGATGCGGGTTCTTACGTAGCATCTCGGTACGGTATCAATTTGTTTCCAACGCATGTTGTCATAGATAAAGAAGGTAAAGTCATATTCCATACATCCGGTTATGGTATGGGCACAGTTCCTTGGCTAAAGAAAGCCATCAATGAGGCATTGATACCAAAGATCTGA
- a CDS encoding fatty acid desaturase gives MTATKTDFVYSQTSEPHRCRTKAILKEFPHIRNLIGKNPYTILPIIGLVVFQLSGAFLLSDQPWWAVIVAAYLLGAFADHALFVMIHECSHRLIFKSPVANRLSGIFANIPLIFPSSVSFERYHIKHHSFQGVHELDGDLPNHWEAKLINHYFIGKVIWLLFYPFFQLFRISRLKEIKPFDGWIALNWLVQIIFVGGITFLWGPKALLFLVFSFFFSVGLHPLGARWIQEHYLTHGEQETYSYYGVLNHVAFNVGYHNEHHDFPSIPWNRLPDIRETAPGFYNSLAYHTSWTKLFFRFLFDKEISLYSRIVRKNRGAVPLTDQSTPDIATQHV, from the coding sequence ATGACTGCTACCAAAACCGACTTTGTCTATTCACAGACATCTGAGCCTCATCGTTGCCGAACAAAAGCCATCCTGAAAGAATTCCCCCACATCAGAAATCTGATCGGAAAAAATCCTTACACGATCTTGCCGATCATAGGGTTGGTAGTATTTCAACTTTCCGGAGCTTTTCTGCTGTCTGATCAACCTTGGTGGGCAGTGATTGTTGCAGCGTATTTACTGGGTGCTTTTGCAGATCATGCGTTGTTCGTGATGATCCATGAATGCTCACATCGATTGATTTTTAAATCGCCGGTTGCCAATAGACTATCCGGCATATTTGCCAATATTCCCTTGATCTTCCCTAGTTCAGTATCATTTGAACGTTATCATATCAAACATCATTCGTTTCAAGGAGTGCATGAGTTGGATGGAGATCTGCCCAATCATTGGGAAGCCAAACTCATCAATCATTATTTTATTGGTAAAGTGATCTGGTTGTTATTCTATCCTTTTTTTCAACTGTTCCGGATATCCAGATTAAAAGAGATCAAGCCATTTGATGGATGGATTGCATTGAACTGGCTGGTTCAGATCATTTTTGTTGGCGGTATAACTTTTTTATGGGGACCAAAAGCGTTGTTGTTTCTGGTATTCAGTTTTTTCTTTTCAGTAGGGCTGCATCCTTTAGGAGCAAGATGGATCCAGGAGCATTATTTAACACATGGAGAGCAAGAGACCTATAGTTATTATGGCGTATTGAATCATGTAGCGTTTAATGTGGGATACCATAATGAACACCATGATTTTCCTTCTATTCCCTGGAACCGCTTGCCAGATATCAGAGAAACAGCCCCGGGGTTTTATAATTCATTGGCATACCATACTTCATGGACCAAACTATTCTTTCGATTTCTATTTGATAAGGAGATTAGCTTGTATTCAAGGATCGTGCGCAAAAACAGAGGTGCAGTACCACTTACTGACCAATCAACACCAGATATCGCCACTCAGCACGTGTAA
- a CDS encoding inorganic diphosphatase, whose product MQQNVLHPWHGVHYGENAPRVVNAVIEIPQGSRCKYEIDKETGLLKLDRVIFSSFYYPINYGFIPQSYGGDKDPLDILVITSLSVQPLTLMDAKVIGVMQMIDGGDPDDKIIAVAATDPGVNHYNNIEELPKHFFDELRHFFEEYKKLENKSVVVEDFGDKAKALSIVDEAIEFYKKNFGSK is encoded by the coding sequence ATGCAACAAAATGTTCTTCACCCCTGGCATGGTGTTCACTACGGTGAAAATGCCCCAAGAGTCGTAAATGCAGTCATAGAGATCCCGCAAGGATCACGTTGTAAATATGAAATCGATAAAGAAACTGGATTGTTGAAACTTGACCGGGTAATTTTTTCATCTTTCTACTACCCTATCAATTATGGCTTTATCCCTCAATCTTATGGAGGCGATAAAGATCCTTTGGACATTCTTGTGATCACTTCATTATCGGTACAACCTTTGACACTGATGGATGCCAAAGTGATCGGTGTGATGCAAATGATTGATGGCGGAGATCCGGACGATAAGATCATTGCTGTAGCCGCTACCGATCCCGGTGTAAACCATTACAATAATATCGAAGAACTACCCAAGCACTTCTTTGATGAGCTGCGACATTTTTTTGAAGAATATAAAAAACTCGAAAATAAATCTGTTGTGGTAGAAGATTTTGGAGACAAAGCAAAAGCCCTGAGCATCGTAGATGAAGCCATTGAATTTTATAAAAAGAACTTTGGTTCTAAATAA
- a CDS encoding sulfite exporter TauE/SafE family protein has translation MNTTTIILLIIIGLAAGFLSGLVGIGGGIIIVPALVLLLGFTQKQAQGTSLGIMLLPIGILAVIQYYKQGYLNVNYVLIVAAAFVVGGFLGSKLALSLSDEKMKKVFAVLLFLISLKMLFFDKAPDKKTGLSGHQTTVTEKNNHKG, from the coding sequence ATGAACACAACCACCATTATTCTGCTGATCATCATTGGACTTGCTGCCGGATTTTTAAGCGGGCTGGTGGGTATCGGCGGAGGTATCATCATTGTTCCGGCCCTTGTTCTGTTATTAGGTTTTACACAGAAGCAGGCGCAGGGCACTTCCTTGGGTATCATGCTTCTTCCTATCGGTATCTTAGCTGTTATTCAGTATTACAAACAAGGCTACTTAAATGTGAACTATGTTTTGATCGTAGCAGCCGCTTTTGTAGTGGGTGGTTTTCTGGGTAGTAAGCTGGCATTATCGCTGAGCGATGAGAAAATGAAAAAAGTGTTTGCCGTCTTGCTCTTTCTGATCTCATTAAAAATGCTCTTTTTTGATAAAGCACCGGATAAAAAAACAGGCTTATCGGGACATCAAACAACGGTTACTGAAAAAAACAATCATAAAGGCTGA
- a CDS encoding C40 family peptidase gives MGYVIPIVAVCPMRLQSSHRSEMVSQLLMGEAAQILEMETDFIKVRSMYDEYEGWCQRSQLAILEALPSREQRSLLSKGYSSVVMVDDISVHIGAGTPLHFLLDHEWGGYKFRYEGEVWEVANAVFDEKTILELTALYLHSPYLWGGRSVTGIDCSGFSQQVYHFFGKSLPRDAYQQAALGESVGFLQETRCGDLAFFDNAEGKITHVGILLAPDKIIHASGQVRVDAIDNMGIIHSKTGMRTHQLRIIKRYT, from the coding sequence ATGGGTTATGTTATTCCGATCGTAGCAGTTTGTCCAATGCGTCTCCAGTCCTCACACCGCAGTGAAATGGTGAGTCAGCTATTAATGGGTGAAGCCGCTCAGATCCTTGAAATGGAAACAGATTTTATCAAAGTACGATCAATGTATGACGAGTATGAAGGATGGTGTCAGAGAAGTCAACTAGCAATACTTGAAGCATTGCCTTCGCGTGAGCAAAGATCATTGTTGAGTAAAGGATACAGTAGTGTTGTGATGGTGGATGACATATCGGTTCATATTGGTGCAGGTACCCCTTTACATTTTCTTTTAGATCATGAATGGGGTGGATACAAATTCCGTTATGAAGGTGAGGTATGGGAAGTTGCCAATGCAGTGTTTGATGAAAAGACGATTCTTGAACTCACTGCATTATACCTCCATTCACCTTATCTATGGGGTGGCAGATCGGTCACAGGGATAGATTGTAGTGGCTTCTCACAACAGGTCTATCACTTTTTTGGGAAATCATTACCCAGAGACGCATATCAGCAAGCAGCATTAGGGGAGTCGGTTGGATTTTTACAAGAAACACGATGTGGTGATCTCGCTTTTTTTGATAACGCCGAAGGAAAGATCACGCATGTAGGTATTTTACTTGCTCCCGATAAGATCATTCATGCATCCGGACAAGTGCGTGTTGATGCCATTGATAATATGGGAATCATTCATAGTAAAACAGGCATGCGCACTCATCAGTTGAGGATCATTAAACGATACACATAA